A region of the Drosophila subobscura isolate 14011-0131.10 chromosome J, UCBerk_Dsub_1.0, whole genome shotgun sequence genome:
TCGCGCGTTGGCTTGGGTGAAAAGACTTCCGATGGAGTCACGTAGCCACCGGATGCGTTTAGCTGGGGAAACACAGTATGTGGCAAGGAGTCCACGGGGAGCTGCAGGGCACGCTCTAGATGACTGGGTCCGGGCAGAAACGGTGATGGACCGCGGTGGGGCAGCAGTTCCGGGCTGGCCGGCGGCAAAGTGGAGTTGCTGCGCGTACCAGGTCCAGCTGCCTCCTGGCTAATGCCCTGCGTGTAGGCGATTTTGTTGTCCCTGAGAAGAGGCAAGAGCAGAGTCATAAATGTGATGGGAGTGGATTGCGAATGCTTCACTCACCTGTGCACGACCAATCGGATCTCATTGCCAGCACCGCGGAACAGCTGTTGGGCGTCCGCGTGACTCAGGTCGCGTGCATCGTACTCGCCGATCTTGGCTATGATGTCGCCACGCAGCAGTTCCCCTTGCGATGGGCTGCCAGCTTGCACCTGCAACGGAGGAAGAGGTGGAGGAGGTGAAGGAGGAAGGTCATTCCTGGTCTACAGCCTTGACATAGTTAtgccaaaaacataaatactTTTGCCTCTGAGCAGATGCAGACACAATTATGATCGTGTTTACATTGGTTCTAGATGGGGTCTGGGTCTGAGAGGCATGGGGAGGAACATGGGCTGTCTATTTTGTTGCGCCTCAATTAGTTTTACTGGCGTCGCGTTTTGGCAACGTTGCAACATCGAATGGCGGATCTCTCGCTGTGCCAGTTTCGACCATTTCGctattttgatttgttgtggTTTGCTCTCGGAGACACAGAGCGGAGAGGAGCACAAAGGCCAAATCGGTTTGGCAAGCGGCTTCAGCTCTGCATCATTTTGATGAATGGGAGGCGGCCACAGAgcgacagaacagaacagcggAACAGCAGAGAACCTTCTCTGGTTACATAAGCAGCATTACCCTGGTTATGATCAACGGCGTGTCCAGATCATTGCCACCAACCAAACGGATGCCCCAGGGCGTGCCCTGGCCATCCCGGAACAGCACCACCGCGAACTCGTGCAGCTTTGGGCTCATCC
Encoded here:
- the LOC117895156 gene encoding PDZ and LIM domain protein 4 isoform X9, with protein sequence MSPKLHEFAVVLFRDGQGTPWGIRLVGGNDLDTPLIITRVQAGSPSQGELLRGDIIAKIGEYDARDLSHADAQQLFRGAGNEIRLVVHRDNKIAYTQGISQEAAGPGTRSNSTLPPASPELLPHRGPSPFLPGPSHLERALQLPVDSLPHTVFPQLNASGGYVTPSEVFSPKPTRDHQQDVEEEQAAIVNQPYRTTPLVLPGAKVKKDAPSTDSYLRHYPNPAVRAHPGHDYHDSIMKQRVADTMLHKVVGTEADTGRVFHKQFNSPIGLYSNSNIEDTIRTTVPFATSDSYRLKDSPLHRPLPTKLNGNRYQPQYPVRRTM
- the LOC117895156 gene encoding PDZ and LIM domain protein 4 isoform X10 yields the protein MSPKLHEFAVVLFRDGQGTPWGIRLVGGNDLDTPLIITRVQAGSPSQGELLRGDIIAKIGEYDARDLSHADAQQLFRGAGNEIRLVVHRDNKIAYTQGISQEAAGPGTRSNSTLPPASPELLPHRGPSPFLPGPSHLERALQLPVDSLPHTVFPQLNASGGYVTPSEVFSPKPTRDHQQDVEEEQAAIVNQPYRTTPLVLPGAKVKKDAPSTDSYLRHYPNPAVRAHPGHDYHDSIMKQRVADTMLHKVVGTEADTGRVFHKQFNSPIGLYSNSNIEDTIRTTVPNRYQPQYPVRRTM
- the LOC117895156 gene encoding uncharacterized protein LOC117895156 isoform X12, whose amino-acid sequence is MTPSRSPGSASYRRPAFWKVPSYVHEIYTQSTPTLAAQPVAVSVPPCRLTQRRRSSNSGLKKRVHFADEPSIGVQAGSPSQGELLRGDIIAKIGEYDARDLSHADAQQLFRGAGNEIRLVVHRDNKIAYTQGISQEAAGPGTRSNSTLPPASPELLPHRGPSPFLPGPSHLERALQLPVDSLPHTVFPQLNASGGYVTPSEVFSPKPTRDHQQDVEEEQAAIVNQVLR